The Deinococcus roseus genome has a window encoding:
- the pdxY gene encoding pyridoxal kinase PdxY, producing the protein MSEVPFKKHQNILSIQSWVSYGHVGNAAATFPLQRMGFNVWVVNTVQFSNHTGYGKWKGMVFPSEHVREIIEGIAERTSLAECDAVLSGYMGDAGTVAAILEAVRRVKEANPAALYCCDPVMGDVGRGIFVRPDIPEVMKLLAVKAADIVTPNQFELELLTGHTVNTLQEVLEAVQVLRSQLHAEGPRIVVVTSLIREDAPADHIETLAVSDEGAWVVQTPLIPLDPPRNGTGDAIAALFLGNFLKTRNIKDSLENAVSALYGLLDLTHQMGTREIQLVAAQEEYVQPSRRFEAVSVSGNG; encoded by the coding sequence ATGAGCGAAGTCCCTTTCAAAAAACACCAGAACATCCTGTCCATCCAGTCGTGGGTGTCTTATGGGCATGTGGGCAATGCTGCGGCCACCTTTCCGCTGCAACGCATGGGATTCAACGTGTGGGTGGTCAACACCGTGCAGTTCTCCAACCACACCGGGTATGGCAAATGGAAAGGGATGGTCTTCCCTTCCGAGCATGTCCGGGAGATCATTGAGGGTATTGCAGAACGCACTTCACTGGCCGAGTGTGATGCAGTGCTGTCCGGGTACATGGGGGATGCAGGCACCGTTGCCGCCATTCTGGAGGCTGTGCGCAGGGTCAAAGAAGCCAATCCAGCCGCCCTGTACTGCTGTGACCCCGTGATGGGAGATGTTGGAAGGGGCATTTTCGTGCGCCCCGACATCCCCGAAGTCATGAAACTGCTGGCTGTCAAAGCTGCAGACATCGTGACCCCCAACCAGTTTGAACTGGAACTCCTGACCGGGCACACTGTGAACACCCTGCAGGAGGTGCTGGAAGCCGTGCAGGTCTTGCGCTCTCAGCTTCATGCAGAGGGTCCGCGCATTGTGGTGGTGACCAGCCTGATCCGGGAAGATGCCCCTGCAGACCACATCGAAACGCTGGCTGTTTCAGATGAGGGGGCCTGGGTGGTGCAAACCCCCCTGATCCCTCTGGACCCGCCCAGAAATGGTACGGGAGACGCCATTGCGGCCCTGTTCCTGGGGAATTTCCTGAAAACCAGAAACATCAAAGACAGCCTGGAAAATGCTGTTTCTGCGCTTTATGGACTGCTGGACCTGACCCACCAGATGGGCACCCGTGAAATTCAGCTGGTGGCAGCTCAGGAGGAGTATGTGCAGCCCAGTCGCAGGTTTGAAGCTGTGTCTGTTTCGGGGAATGGATAG
- a CDS encoding glutamine--tRNA ligase/YqeY domain fusion protein has product MSHSTDARHVSPNFITEIIDSDLAKGRYPEVVTRFPPEPNGYLHIGHAKAICLNFGIALDYQGQCNLRFDDTNPEKENYEFVNSIRQDVEWLGFKPAQVLFASDYFEKYYECAVQLIKDGNAYVDSVSDEEMRQLRGNLEEPGKPSPYRDRSVEENLDLLARMRAGEFPEGAHVLRGKIDLSHPNMKLRDPVLYRILHSSHYHVGEGWHIYPLYDFAHPLEDFIEGISHSICTLEFENNRAIYDWLLDSLKGKCGFPENPRPHQYENARLVLDNTVLSKRKLIIMAEQRYLDGWNKPFQPPVISGWNDPRMPTISGIRRRGVRPEAIREFIRRVGVSKTNSRVDLSTLDATIRDDLNFISPRVMAVLKPLKVIIENLPAGHLEELDAPYWPHDVPNEGTRKLPFTREIYIDQDDFMEEATSGFQRLTLGGRARLRYAYNITCNQVIKDDAGNVKELLCSYDPESHDGPKGVKGVVHWVSAEKAVPAEFRAYERLFTVANPDAEEGDFTDYLNPESLKTFRGFVEPSVLSDSKETRYQFERVGYYWQDPEESTPGNLVFNRIVTLKDSFAEQKAEGRGPRAEGKKPKAESKPQVKNQVVLSSEEKILVDAYKARGLNESEAVTLARDEKLSSYLSESGEHLSHLASWVIGDLSGAIREGRNTITLEQLSSLVSKIQSGEISNRIAKDVLAEALESGQDPNAIVETRGLKQVSDTGALEAVIRQVMEQNPDKVTAYRSGKTGLIGFFVGQVMRETKGQGNPQLVNGLVAKLLG; this is encoded by the coding sequence ATGAGCCACTCTACAGACGCCCGTCACGTCAGTCCCAATTTCATCACCGAGATCATCGACAGCGACCTTGCAAAAGGCCGCTACCCAGAGGTGGTGACCCGCTTCCCTCCCGAACCCAACGGCTACCTGCACATCGGGCATGCCAAGGCCATCTGCCTGAATTTTGGCATCGCACTGGATTACCAGGGGCAGTGCAACCTGCGTTTTGACGACACCAACCCCGAAAAAGAGAACTACGAGTTCGTGAATTCCATCCGTCAGGATGTGGAGTGGCTGGGGTTCAAGCCTGCCCAGGTGCTTTTCGCCTCGGATTACTTTGAGAAGTATTACGAATGCGCCGTGCAGCTGATCAAAGACGGCAACGCTTACGTGGATTCTGTCTCTGACGAGGAAATGCGCCAGCTCAGGGGCAACCTGGAAGAACCCGGCAAACCCAGTCCATACCGGGACCGCAGTGTGGAAGAGAACCTGGATTTGCTGGCCCGCATGCGTGCAGGCGAATTCCCCGAAGGTGCCCACGTTCTGCGCGGCAAGATTGACCTGTCCCACCCCAACATGAAGCTGCGGGATCCCGTGCTGTACCGCATCCTGCATTCCTCGCACTACCATGTGGGGGAAGGCTGGCACATCTATCCCCTTTATGACTTTGCGCACCCGCTGGAAGATTTCATCGAAGGCATCAGCCACTCGATTTGCACCCTGGAATTCGAGAACAACCGGGCCATTTACGACTGGCTGCTGGACAGCCTGAAAGGCAAGTGCGGTTTTCCCGAAAACCCACGCCCCCACCAGTACGAGAATGCCCGTCTGGTGCTGGACAACACCGTGCTCTCCAAACGCAAACTGATCATCATGGCAGAGCAGCGTTACCTGGACGGCTGGAACAAGCCCTTCCAGCCTCCGGTGATCAGTGGCTGGAACGACCCACGCATGCCCACCATTTCGGGCATCCGCCGCAGAGGGGTGCGCCCCGAGGCCATCCGGGAATTCATTCGCCGGGTGGGGGTCTCCAAGACCAATTCTCGCGTGGACCTCAGTACCCTGGATGCCACCATCCGGGACGACCTGAATTTCATCTCCCCCAGGGTGATGGCCGTTCTGAAACCTCTGAAGGTGATCATCGAGAACCTGCCCGCAGGCCATCTGGAAGAACTGGACGCCCCTTACTGGCCGCACGATGTGCCCAACGAGGGAACCCGCAAACTCCCCTTCACCCGTGAAATCTACATTGATCAGGACGATTTTATGGAAGAGGCCACCTCTGGTTTCCAGCGCCTCACTCTGGGAGGTCGGGCCAGATTGAGGTATGCCTACAACATCACCTGCAACCAGGTGATCAAGGACGATGCGGGCAACGTTAAAGAGCTGCTGTGCAGTTATGACCCGGAAAGCCATGACGGTCCAAAAGGTGTCAAGGGCGTGGTCCACTGGGTCAGTGCAGAGAAGGCTGTGCCTGCCGAATTCCGGGCCTATGAGCGCCTCTTCACCGTGGCGAACCCTGATGCAGAGGAGGGCGATTTCACCGATTACCTGAACCCCGAATCCCTGAAAACCTTCCGGGGTTTTGTGGAGCCCAGTGTGCTGTCGGACAGCAAGGAAACCCGTTACCAGTTCGAGCGGGTCGGTTACTACTGGCAGGACCCCGAGGAAAGCACCCCAGGAAATCTGGTCTTCAACCGCATTGTGACCCTTAAGGATTCCTTTGCAGAGCAGAAAGCCGAGGGCCGAGGGCCGAGGGCCGAGGGCAAAAAGCCAAAAGCAGAAAGCAAGCCTCAGGTGAAAAATCAGGTTGTTCTCTCCTCAGAAGAAAAAATTCTGGTGGATGCTTACAAAGCCAGAGGCCTCAATGAATCCGAGGCCGTCACGCTGGCAAGGGATGAAAAGCTGAGCAGCTATCTGTCAGAGTCTGGAGAGCACCTGTCCCATCTGGCAAGCTGGGTGATCGGAGATCTGTCCGGGGCCATCCGTGAAGGGCGCAACACCATCACCCTGGAGCAACTGTCCAGTCTGGTCAGCAAAATCCAGAGCGGCGAAATCAGCAACCGCATTGCCAAAGATGTGCTGGCAGAAGCCCTGGAATCCGGTCAGGACCCCAACGCCATTGTGGAAACCAGAGGCCTGAAGCAGGTCAGCGACACAGGCGCACTGGAAGCCGTGATCCGTCAGGTGATGGAGCAAAACCCCGACAAGGTGACCGCTTACCGTTCTGGCAAAACCGGCCTGATCGGATTCTTTGTCGGTCAGGTCATGCGGGAAACAAAAGGTCAGGGCAATCCGCAACTGGTCAATGGGTTGGTGGCGAAGCTGCTGGGATAA